The stretch of DNA GGACATCTCCACCATGACGTAAGTGTTCGACGTAAATCCGTCTATGAACGCCGCGAACACACTGTTGCGTACCTGAAAGATATAAATAGCTTTTAATTAAATTGGGAGAAGTTGTCACCACAATGTCCAGTCAATAAAGAGATTGCCCAGTTATTATGAAGAATGACCGGCCACTACGGACATTGACCATTAATTATAGAGAATGGCCAGTCATTATGGAGAATCACCGGTCATTGTGGAAATGACCGGTCGCTACAGTCATTGATCAGACATTAAGGATAATGACCTGTTATAGTGGATAATGACCGACCACTATGCAGAACATCGTGGATAATGACCGGTCATTGCGAAAAATGATCGGTCACTACGGACTTTTACCAGTCTTTATGTATAATGACCGGTTACTAGAATGACAGGTCACTGCGGAGAAGGACCGGCCGCTACGTACATTGACAAGTCGTTATGGAGAATGACCGGTTATTGTAGATAATGACCGGTAACTACGGACATTGATCAGTCATTTTGGATTCACTGCGGTCTGGGGCAGCTTGCGCGTGTATTTCATGTACTTCATTTGCGTTGCGCCTGTGTtattacattggctaataagaGTAGTTTTGTACGGTGTGACCGGGGTGTGACGTGCACGGCGCACTGACTCCTGGGTCCGCAGCGGCGGCGTGGGCTGGCAGTCATCATGGCTTTCACATTTATGTGTACCTATCctatatttattatctttgaCTAGTGAAGGAGACAAATATTATATAGCCTAAACATTTTTAGTATTTCCTTCATACTAGTTGATAAAATGATACAGTCAGCCTAATACATAAAACGTTATTAGCAATATATATTGTTATCTATACGTATACATACCTCCATGCTCTGGAACTGCGCGGCTAGCTTGGAGCAGGATAGTTTGAACTGCTTGACGATGTTGGAAACCTTTTCGAAGCGGTGCGCGTCGCGGTGCGGCCGCCGCTGACAATGCGACACCACTAGGAACGTAGCCCGCTCGAACAGTAACACCTGCAAAcatcaatacaaaaaaaacacattacaaataaaaaaaatggtacaaaaggcggccttcttgctaaggtagcaattttTTCCAGTCAACCTAAACATTCATATCTACGTAGTTATATTTATGCCAATGTTTATCATAATTGGTGCAAAACTTAAGAGAAAAAGTGTGGAAAAATGATATAAATAGATTTCCAGAcaaaatagttaaataatacGGTTAGGTAGGATTCTAAAAAAGGACATTCGGTGTTACGACTTTAAGTAGATCCTTACTTGAAAATAAAGATGTTTCTTTACGCCAATGCAATGTTTGCTATATCTACGATGAATCACGAGTCCCAGGCTAACTTAGATCATACTAACCTCATCTGCGTCTACGATCTGCGCGAACTGTTTTAACGATGATTCTAACGCCTTGACATTAGGTATTAGCTTGTATACTATGCTTGACCACGCTCTGAAACAGATGGAAcaataactttttattgcaTATGCACATAACATagagtaaatataaatacatacatatagacaagatgacgcctatttccctttggagtaggcagagaccatggaattccacttactactatCCTGACactccactttcgcttcttccactctcatcaaagacaaaATAGACTACTAGATTAGAGGAAAAATAGTACATTTATAAATAGTATACAATGGAAGTAGACTTCTTGTGACCCTAAGACTAcagtagtaagtaaataataaaaattaaaataattaataataataactctcCACCACGGGGGTGATTCCCAAGCACCTACACCACAGTCTCAAATGCTAGGTCTCCCTGCCAACACGTATGTCATCATGCAGAAAGCAGCCATCCTTAACATCTGTCGGATAGTACGCAAATTCCTATCCTCCGACATTGACATCATGACTGAATGCAcagatacataataattatacccTCCTTTCAGTCGCACTTGGTCTGTGACCCATGTCTCTGGTAAATACCCTccgaaagaggagataaactatagtttaaaaaaataataataatagtaataatttgtccacaaattacaacaaaaagacaaataatataaaGTTACAACAGGGATACTTATGTATTGAATATCTGTGGAGcaaatattataaagaaataataattacttgtaTAAAGTCTCGTCCCATATGCTAGTCCGGAAGCAGGTACAGTCTAGTGGCTTGGACAACCGCTTGAGGTCCTCCTCCCGCTCCTTGAAGATCTCTTCTCGTTGCTCCTCCGTGACCAGGTCCATCTTGTGCACTAAGCAGAATATCCGGGCCTCCGGCGAGTTCTACAAATGTTAGGATAACAGTGAGAACACAAGGTGAAAGAAAGAGAGGAGACAATGTAGAGACGCATTAATGGAAGTTACAACATTCATTTTTCATAGTTTAACACAATCGATTTGAATAGATTCTAACCAGTTAATTTTCTTGAATAAAGTGATGGGTCAGAATATATAACCAGCGTCACAGCTGTGTATATTATACAACATGGCTTCTGTTTAGCCATTTCACCACATTTGTCAGGCCGTAGAACTCTGATGTCTATGTGTAAATCTACAATGACACCACAAAACTGactaatagttttttttttatagagtaGTAGGAGCTAACAAACTGCTACAAATACAGTCTTTGCTTCTAGAGTGAACtcttatgaaaataaattagaCAAATACCTTAAAAATCTGCCTGCctgtttaaatataaataatatcctAACCTGTAATATAGCTTCCAAACATGACTGGTAGTAGTGCATATCCTTCTCCATCTCTCTACTTTCCACATCAAACACATATATGAGGACTTCCACATTCCTGAAGATGTTGTCTCTCTGTGATGCGAAGTAGTTCTCCATGAAAGCCTCCTGCCCCCCACAGTCCCACAAATTTAGAACCAGGTTGCCCAAGAACCGGACATGTGAGTGCTCCACATCAACTGAAAAGtattatcaattattttaaattcaaaagtatctttattcagtaggtaacatagttacactttcaatcttcattttttacatagcaaacatctcatctgcctaaaactactgcagcttctcacaacctgtatagcctctaatttatttatttcatgctTTTAAAACAGATACTTATAACAACTAGCATTTTCAGCTGCTTGTTTTACTTTTCATACACAGATAGATTATAAATCTATGTTTTGTGAATTAATACATGTTCTAGTTCTGAGTAATCCACTTATCaatctaaattaaataaaacatatttatacaATTCAATTGCACTTTATTGCATATTGATCAGAAGTTTATAACTCAAGTGATTAGTTCAATGAATGTTTACTGATACGAAGTGAATAATACTATTCATAAATAATGATAGTAGTATGAGCATGCAatacaaaaggttttttttgttaggttaattgaaaaaaaaaaaggcttaGTACATAAATACAAAGTAACCATGCACCATTGTAAGGCTAGAGGGTGAGATCTTTTgtttaaacataaacattttgAACCCCAACTACTGCAGAGTTCAAACACTTTTGATTTTTACATGATACACTAAACAGTAACTGAACTAGGTGGATGGTTACCTACATGAGCTGATTCAGGCTCTATAACCATTTGGTACATGCCCACTTCTGGTTTCTAAACAAACTTTTTTATCCTATTCAATGATAGGTTATCAGTCTAATACTAGCCCACCACGTTAGAGACATATAGATAAGATTCAATTGCAAATATATGCTTCACTATAGTGAAAGCTGTAGCTGATATAGGTACTCTACTTACTTGTAGCTCCTAATCTTCTAGTATCCCTGGCAATGTAGTTGGCAAATATTATAGACCTCATACTGGTCTTGCCCGACCCACTCTTGCCCATCAAAAGTACCTGTATAAAGCGTGACACATAGTTTATCAATTTCAATTAGATGTAGTAAACGTGGTAACCAAAAATCTAATTACGAATTATGTCAGCTATCAAAGAACTTTATTTTACGTTTGTGAGGACATTTTATACCTTCTTCTTCATGTTGAAAAACTTGCACAGGGTCAAGGGTCCCAAACACCAAGATGTGTCGTTTTCCTACAATGTTTCGTCTTCAATAATTCGATTCCCGTACACTTTAGATTGTAccaatttttttgtataaaattgttTAGAAAGAACAACACAAAAACCAACAGTGTTATTGGCAATTTAAACTTGTCTTACTCTACAATTCTTTAAAAAAGGAGGCGTAAAATATTTCAACTGCACTTCGCAATCCCTACACAAAAATGAcagtttccttttttttcatGGTTTGGTAAAGTTTGGTTTTAttggggcttttcggcgggaaacgggaacgggacagttgctttcttcattgagtaatctaaataattaatacgaagtggtgttttgtggttaatgatcgcattaagttagtcggaagacattcgcgagtgttattatattggagtattcaataaacaaagtgtatctgcctattttcgcttcgtgctgggaagccgcttcataactcaaaagtttatgcggacttttgagttaattcgtttggggttcggagtaggagtctactccgagggtgggggcttaggtttcatcatcatctttcatcatttcattaatcatcaagaaaaaaaatacgtcagacatggctgtatgggcatagttccctttgccttacccttcggggaaaaccaaaccaaaaaaaaaaaaaaattggttttATTGGTTCGTTTGttgtggcttttcggcgggaaacgggaacgggacagttgctttcttcattgagtaatctaaataattaatacgaagtggtgttttgtggttaatgatcgcattaagttagtcggaagacattcgcgagtgttattatattggagtattcaataaacaaagtgtatctgcctattttcgcttcgtgctgggaagccgcttcataactcaaaagtttatgcggacttttgagttaattcgtttggggttcggagtaggagtctactccgagggtgggggcttaggtttcatcatcatctttcatcatttcattaatcatcaagaaaaaaaatacgtcagacatggctgtatgggcatagttccctttgccttacccttcggggaaaaccaaaacaaaaaaaaaaaatggttcgtTTGTTATGGTATGATGCTATTAAGCAATTTCCATTATTTGATTTTCAGCTTCACTTTGTACATCATATTCAACAAAATAATGAGAAGAATGTTCATCttaatgaaaagaaaataataaaagccGAAGAAAGTATCTTTAGGATTGGCTGTATAGGAAAAAGCTCTTATctgtttcttcttttttcatttGTTCAGTGATGTTTTGTCACTTTGACATTCATGACGTTTTCTGTTAGGGATGTTCGATCTGGGTGTTGTGTATCGATACTCTGCAATGCATCGAATCATTTGATAACATTGTATTGATTAGATCCAAATTAATAGATCCATTTTTtaatgaatatcaaaattttatgtacctaattGTGATGTGAAAcaaaacatgtatttttttactttacggTAATGAATACCGATCCACCGTGCGTGTGTATAGATCTACCCCTGCCGGGGATCGAATGCTAGTGTAtcgatacaaaaaataaatggatCGTAATCTActcggtatttatttattaattattaatccattcgttttttattatgaatttactAAAATACCTGGTAGATAGGCACTGTAATTGTACGCTATTGTATCGATCCAATCGTTGATCGGTTCGGGTCGAACATCCCtattgtctgtgtctgtgtcatGCATGTCATCTGTGTGTTTGTCAAAAAACATCGAATTTTGGAGAAACGTGAGAAATAGTagcatatttttttagtttcttcACAAGGAAATTGTGCATAATGTTCGTTTTTTAGTGCTTTCCACATTTAATCAATTGCATTGAAAATGGCTCGCCACCGAAATGTAAGAAACAGGAATTATTCAGACGATTATGACTACGACGATGTTTATGGACATTCTGTGGAGGATGAGAGTATGTCTCCAAGTGATGCATCGCAGTGGATGTATGACCGATCGCGCAATCAGCAGGCAATAGCGCATTTTTTGGAGAGTCATAAGGACATACAGGAGGAGGCCGAGGATGAGCCAGAGGAGACCCCGCGGCCGGGACTCGATCGCCGCGAGTCCGTCGACCTGCGCAGCCTCAAGCTGGACGAAAAAGATGAAGCAAAACTCATGTCGTGTCTTGACGAACTGCGTAACGTACTGGGTGACATGGTGTCTGACAATATTCTAATACAAGCAGTACTGGACAATAAATTTGATATTGACAAAGCTCTTGACGAAATATTGAACAAAAATAAGCCCAGACCAGCAGAGCCTAAAGCGGAACTGGTGAAGCCTCCCCCAGTAGTTCTTATAGATCCAGTTAAAGTTCCTGTTATATCAACAGATACCCCAAAAGTAATTGCTACTAATATTGAAACAAAGAGTACTGGTATAATTAAAGGCTTCAAAGTGCAACAGGATAATGGCTCAGGCAGCCGCTCTCATACTCCTAGAGAGCTCTCTCCTGCAGTAGACAGAATATCTTCACCAAAGCCAGAGTTTTCTGATGATAAAGTAATAGTAAAAGTTAAAGAGAACAAGGTAGATCCAAATCTTCAATACTCAAACATGAGGGGATCGGATAAGGAGCATCTGTATATTGTTGTCATTGGTCATGTTGATGCTGGAAAGTCGACTTTAATGGGTCGTTTACTCTGTGAGCTCGGTGAAGTTAGTCAAAGAACTTTACACAAATATGAACAAGAGAGTAAGAAAATGGGCAAACAAAGTTTCATGTATGCCTGGGTACTGGATGAGACTGGTGAGGAGAGGGTCAGAGGAATCACTATGGATGTTGGCCGGGCTCAGTTTGAAACAAAGACAAAGAAGGTAATTATTTTGGATGCTCCCGGTCATGCAGACTTTATTCCCAATATGATAACAGGTGCAGGACAAGCTGATGTGGCATTGTTAGTAGTAGATGCAACTAGAGGAGAATTTGAATCT from Pectinophora gossypiella chromosome 3, ilPecGoss1.1, whole genome shotgun sequence encodes:
- the LOC126381912 gene encoding ras-related GTP-binding protein A, with product MKKKVLLMGKSGSGKTSMRSIIFANYIARDTRRLGATIDVEHSHVRFLGNLVLNLWDCGGQEAFMENYFASQRDNIFRNVEVLIYVFDVESREMEKDMHYYQSCLEAILQNSPEARIFCLVHKMDLVTEEQREEIFKEREEDLKRLSKPLDCTCFRTSIWDETLYKAWSSIVYKLIPNVKALESSLKQFAQIVDADEVLLFERATFLVVSHCQRRPHRDAHRFEKVSNIVKQFKLSCSKLAAQFQSMEVRNSVFAAFIDGFTSNTYVMVEMSDPKIPSEATLINIRNARKHFEKLEKVSSSAPSQYQ
- the LOC126381909 gene encoding protein HBS1; the protein is MARHRNVRNRNYSDDYDYDDVYGHSVEDESMSPSDASQWMYDRSRNQQAIAHFLESHKDIQEEAEDEPEETPRPGLDRRESVDLRSLKLDEKDEAKLMSCLDELRNVLGDMVSDNILIQAVLDNKFDIDKALDEILNKNKPRPAEPKAELVKPPPVVLIDPVKVPVISTDTPKVIATNIETKSTGIIKGFKVQQDNGSGSRSHTPRELSPAVDRISSPKPEFSDDKVIVKVKENKVDPNLQYSNMRGSDKEHLYIVVIGHVDAGKSTLMGRLLCELGEVSQRTLHKYEQESKKMGKQSFMYAWVLDETGEERVRGITMDVGRAQFETKTKKVIILDAPGHADFIPNMITGAGQADVALLVVDATRGEFESGFDFGGQTREHALLVRSLGVNQLAVAVNKLDTSNWSQDRFNEIVVKLKVFLKQAGFKDSDVTYVPCSGLTGENLVKPPNEAALLEWYKGPCLLDVIDKFKVPQRPVSKPFRMSINDIFKGTGSGFCVAGRIENGTINKGDKVLVCPTKELAEVRSVSINDMASNIAFAGDQVSVTLSGIDMQNVSVGFILSDPVQQVPVTTRFEARIVVFNVKVPITKGFPVLIHHQSLVESANIVKLKALLNKSTGELVKKKPRCLGNNSVAVVEIEVCRPICIERYKDVKELGRVMLRVAGVTIAAGLVTNIYNT